The following coding sequences are from one Seonamhaeicola sp. ML3 window:
- a CDS encoding glycoside hydrolase family 2 TIM barrel-domain containing protein: protein MKNVKNIIGLLFVIIFLTNNVKAQNNDWENQHVTQINKELPTATLFYGDSSEDVTSLNGNWNFAYYKDVSEVPNDTEPKVWETIKVPGTWEMQGFGTPIYTNQIYPFDKNPPFISGVNSNPVGIYQTEFDISEIKEKQVYINFGSVASAFYLWINDQKVGYSQDSWSPATFNISKYIKKGRNTLRMQVFRWSDGSYLEDQDGWRMSGIFRDVFLVEKEAVHIKDYFAKATLEDNNGKLDLQIDLSNKLNKKLKKYSLKISINDEKGKSLTSANLTANAKFNLSYKIPDIKPWSNEVPNLYTLTIQLIKGKSLVDEVEAKIGFRTVALSEKNELLLNGKPFIIKGVNIVEHDPIHGKYIAKERMEQQIKLLKQYNINTIRTAHYPADPFLYKLCDEYGMLVIDEANVESQGMKYEEASLAKDASWEKAHVERLEAMMQRDKNHPSIILWSFGNEAGNGVNIEAMQRKAKELDKSRPTHYHIIDGGVSYDTYGGGIIKFGKPNTFGRYQSVDDMEYLGKNGTDKPYLLNEFAHSMGNSTGNLQEYVDVFEKYPNLIGGCIWDWVDQGLTKSTNGLFGNKIENVENAHEQAKQPGANYYWAFGGSFGDTPNSGSFCINGLVFPDLTTSSKTEEVKKAYQNIAFKLVDFDSGTIQIKNKYQVNNTEQFNFEWILLKDGKEVKREPFNVNIEGLSENQIELPKWTPILTDENEYVLQISASLKTETNWAKSGHEVAYEEWIISPKTPEKFNLKNTKSITIKEDKNEVVLIGANHQFTFDKTLGNLAKLNKDGKTIIEGGMQLSFYRATIDNDRSFRKAWKTFRPDQLQYEVNSFTSENIEGNVRVTINKTFTAPETSSGINTKEVFLITNNGEMLLDVSLDYFGDDVPPSLPRIGYTAKLPKSYNEVNWYGKGPGSSYNDRKTAMKMGIYSMTIDDMFTNYIKPQANGNRSEVRWVYVGKENLIKIKGAKPFHFSLQKYDAKTLAKARFSYQLKENKHNILYIDFEHGPVGNGSCGPSPLQKYMVNPEAKTYQLKMEF from the coding sequence ATGAAAAATGTAAAGAATATAATTGGATTGCTATTTGTTATTATTTTTTTAACGAACAATGTAAAAGCCCAAAACAACGATTGGGAAAATCAACATGTTACTCAGATAAATAAAGAGCTACCCACAGCTACTTTATTTTATGGTGATAGTTCTGAGGATGTAACATCGCTAAATGGTAATTGGAATTTTGCCTATTATAAAGATGTTAGTGAAGTTCCTAACGATACAGAACCAAAAGTATGGGAAACAATTAAAGTCCCTGGTACTTGGGAAATGCAAGGTTTTGGAACACCAATTTATACGAATCAAATCTATCCTTTTGATAAAAATCCGCCATTTATTTCGGGAGTTAATAGTAATCCAGTAGGGATTTACCAAACTGAATTTGATATTTCAGAAATAAAAGAAAAGCAAGTTTACATAAATTTTGGGAGTGTAGCTTCCGCATTTTACTTATGGATAAATGACCAAAAGGTTGGCTATAGTCAAGATTCTTGGTCTCCAGCAACATTTAATATTTCAAAATATATTAAAAAAGGAAGAAATACCCTCCGCATGCAAGTCTTTCGTTGGAGCGATGGAAGTTATTTAGAAGATCAAGATGGTTGGAGAATGAGTGGTATTTTTAGAGATGTTTTTTTAGTTGAAAAAGAAGCAGTGCATATTAAAGATTACTTTGCCAAAGCTACCCTAGAAGATAATAACGGTAAATTAGATTTACAAATAGATTTAAGTAACAAGCTAAATAAGAAACTTAAAAAATATTCGCTTAAAATTTCTATAAACGATGAAAAAGGTAAATCACTTACAAGTGCTAATTTAACTGCAAATGCTAAGTTCAATTTGTCATATAAAATTCCTGATATTAAGCCTTGGTCTAACGAAGTTCCTAACCTTTACACTTTGACAATTCAATTGATTAAAGGAAAATCTTTGGTAGATGAAGTGGAAGCTAAAATAGGTTTTAGAACTGTTGCACTTTCTGAGAAAAACGAACTATTACTTAATGGTAAACCTTTCATTATTAAAGGAGTAAATATTGTAGAACACGATCCTATTCACGGTAAATACATAGCCAAGGAGCGTATGGAACAGCAAATAAAGCTCTTAAAACAATACAACATTAATACAATAAGAACGGCGCATTATCCAGCAGATCCATTTTTATATAAATTATGTGACGAATATGGAATGTTAGTAATTGATGAAGCTAATGTAGAATCTCAAGGGATGAAGTATGAAGAAGCCTCACTAGCCAAAGATGCAAGTTGGGAAAAAGCCCATGTTGAGCGTTTGGAAGCGATGATGCAGCGTGACAAAAATCATCCCTCAATTATATTATGGTCATTTGGTAACGAAGCTGGAAATGGTGTTAATATAGAAGCTATGCAGCGCAAAGCAAAAGAATTGGATAAAAGTCGCCCAACTCATTATCACATTATTGACGGAGGCGTATCCTACGATACTTACGGAGGTGGTATCATAAAATTTGGAAAGCCAAATACATTTGGACGCTATCAATCTGTAGATGATATGGAATATTTAGGGAAAAACGGAACAGATAAACCCTATTTATTGAATGAATTTGCACATTCTATGGGGAACAGTACTGGTAATTTACAAGAATATGTAGATGTTTTTGAAAAATATCCAAATCTTATTGGAGGATGTATCTGGGATTGGGTAGACCAAGGATTGACAAAAAGCACAAATGGATTATTTGGAAATAAAATTGAAAATGTAGAAAACGCTCACGAACAGGCAAAACAACCAGGAGCAAATTATTATTGGGCCTTTGGTGGTAGTTTTGGTGACACACCCAACTCAGGTAGTTTTTGTATCAATGGTTTGGTATTTCCAGATTTAACCACAAGTAGTAAAACTGAAGAAGTAAAAAAAGCCTATCAAAACATTGCTTTCAAATTAGTTGATTTTGATTCTGGTACAATTCAGATTAAAAATAAGTATCAAGTAAACAATACAGAACAATTCAACTTTGAATGGATATTGTTAAAAGACGGAAAAGAAGTAAAGCGCGAACCATTCAATGTAAATATAGAAGGATTATCAGAAAATCAAATCGAATTGCCAAAATGGACTCCTATACTAACAGATGAAAACGAATACGTTTTACAAATTAGCGCAAGCCTTAAAACAGAAACAAATTGGGCAAAATCGGGACATGAAGTTGCTTATGAAGAATGGATTATCTCTCCGAAAACACCTGAAAAATTCAATCTAAAAAACACAAAATCCATCACAATTAAAGAAGATAAAAACGAGGTTGTTCTTATAGGTGCGAATCATCAATTTACATTTGATAAAACGTTAGGTAATTTAGCGAAGCTAAATAAAGACGGTAAAACTATCATTGAAGGTGGTATGCAATTATCATTTTATAGAGCAACTATTGATAATGATAGATCCTTTCGAAAAGCATGGAAAACATTTCGCCCAGATCAATTGCAATATGAAGTTAACAGTTTCACTTCAGAAAATATTGAAGGAAACGTACGTGTAACCATAAACAAAACATTTACTGCACCAGAAACCAGTAGTGGTATAAATACAAAGGAAGTTTTTTTAATAACAAACAACGGAGAAATGCTTCTAGATGTTTCTTTAGATTATTTTGGAGATGATGTGCCACCATCATTACCAAGAATAGGATATACAGCAAAACTGCCAAAATCTTACAATGAGGTAAATTGGTATGGAAAAGGACCAGGAAGTTCGTATAACGATAGAAAAACAGCGATGAAAATGGGAATTTATTCGATGACGATTGATGATATGTTTACCAATTATATCAAACCACAAGCCAATGGAAATCGATCAGAAGTAAGATGGGTTTATGTTGGGAAAGAAAACCTTATTAAAATTAAAGGGGCTAAACCATTTCATTTTTCGTTACAAAAATACGATGCTAAAACTTTAGCAAAAGCTCGTTTTTCATATCAATTAAAAGAGAATAAACATAATATCTTATACATCGATTTTGAGCATGGTCCAGTAGGTAATGGAAGTTGTGGTCCAAGTCCATTGCAAAAGTATATGGTAAATCCAGAAGCTAAAACATATCAACTAAAAATGGAGTTTTAG
- a CDS encoding arylsulfatase has product MKLLKLSQLVILIFFLTGLVSCKTKQKDENQKQQQSQEVATKPNIIFILADDLGYGDVGFNGQDKIKTPNIDKLAANGMIFNNHYTGSSVCGPSRAVLMTGKHTGHSTVRGNPRWTASGTPVDINAEDVTVAEELKRAGYTTGIVGKWGLAENLKEGVPNKQGFDYFYGFNQHSPAHHYYPKSIFENEKRITLDGNNPQTKEGQHIHYLITEKATEFIDKNHKEPFFLYLSYTIPHFELTILEKEKEQYKNLGWPKRKMKPGHYRHDEDGHITYAAMVSTMDRDIGNLVRQLEHLGVADNTLIVFTSDNGHEYDDLKNEFFNSNGHFQGHKRDLYEGGIHTPFVAYWPNTIKPGSTTNHISAFWDFLPTACELAGIKPSDKIDGVSYAPTLLGNENQQQKHDYLYWEFNERQGPIQAVRQNKWKAVKFDKKPVELYNLNEDISEQNNIAEQHPEKAKELLNLINNSRTVHPEFPLIKKTLKRK; this is encoded by the coding sequence ATGAAACTATTGAAATTATCACAATTAGTTATACTAATCTTCTTTTTAACAGGATTAGTAAGTTGTAAAACAAAACAAAAAGACGAAAATCAGAAACAACAACAATCGCAAGAAGTAGCCACAAAACCGAACATCATTTTTATTTTGGCAGACGATTTAGGTTATGGCGATGTGGGGTTTAATGGACAAGATAAAATCAAAACTCCTAATATTGATAAGCTAGCTGCAAACGGAATGATTTTTAACAATCATTACACAGGGTCTTCAGTTTGTGGGCCTTCGCGTGCAGTGCTAATGACAGGAAAGCATACAGGACACAGTACAGTAAGAGGTAACCCACGATGGACAGCAAGTGGTACTCCGGTAGATATTAATGCAGAAGATGTTACTGTTGCAGAAGAATTAAAACGAGCAGGTTATACTACAGGAATTGTTGGCAAATGGGGTTTAGCAGAAAACTTAAAAGAAGGTGTACCCAACAAACAAGGATTTGATTATTTCTACGGATTCAATCAGCACTCTCCTGCACATCATTATTACCCGAAAAGTATTTTTGAAAACGAGAAGAGAATTACTTTAGATGGTAATAATCCTCAAACTAAAGAAGGGCAACATATTCATTATTTAATAACAGAAAAAGCAACAGAATTTATTGATAAAAACCATAAAGAACCTTTCTTTTTGTATTTGTCTTATACGATTCCGCATTTTGAATTAACCATTCTTGAAAAAGAAAAAGAGCAATATAAGAATTTAGGCTGGCCAAAAAGAAAGATGAAACCAGGGCATTATCGTCATGACGAAGATGGACACATTACTTATGCAGCGATGGTTTCTACTATGGATAGAGATATTGGAAACCTTGTGAGGCAATTGGAACATTTAGGTGTAGCCGATAACACTTTAATTGTATTTACTAGTGATAATGGACACGAATACGATGATTTAAAAAATGAATTTTTCAACAGTAATGGCCATTTTCAAGGGCATAAACGCGATTTATACGAAGGTGGAATTCACACGCCTTTTGTAGCCTATTGGCCAAATACAATTAAACCAGGATCAACAACCAATCATATATCTGCCTTTTGGGATTTTTTACCAACTGCATGCGAATTGGCAGGTATAAAACCTTCTGATAAAATTGATGGTGTTTCTTATGCGCCTACACTTTTAGGAAATGAAAATCAGCAGCAAAAACACGATTATTTGTATTGGGAGTTCAATGAAAGACAAGGACCAATACAAGCCGTAAGACAAAACAAATGGAAAGCAGTAAAGTTTGATAAAAAACCTGTTGAGCTTTACAACTTAAATGAGGATATAAGCGAGCAAAATAATATCGCAGAACAGCATCCTGAAAAAGCCAAGGAGTTACTTAATCTTATCAACAATTCTAGAACAGTGCATCCAGAGTTTCCTTTAATTAAGAAGACTTTAAAAAGGAAATAA
- a CDS encoding glycosyl hydrolase has translation MMHKRCFFAFLFLFLLIGVQSQNLPQLKETFKNPADQYKPLCLWYWLSGEVTKSGITKDLEAMKTAGLRGAILFDLGGHISDAGKNLLFSEEWNTLFKHTLKEAERLHLDIGLHNSPGWSGSGGTWVDVENSMKTTVHFLKEIQGGTAVDIILEKPKHYKSFYKDIAVYAIKGHHLKTLSEQEISGAGKGEDWAKLISDSSKKLSAINTKDIIDLTNHFNNDQLVWNAPKGEWTVLRIGFTSTGTKNRTARRVFGSGLEPDKFDAKAITKAFYDGVSGNAIALEKASGSTVIKDIFMDSWEIGYQNWSEVLPEAFKKRRGYSMQKYLPVLAGFVVESPEISRRFLWDCRLTFGELIVDVYAKTMRNLSNKYDKKFMVEPYRTGGFHSFDYGEETDVVVSEFWKGGHNFERIKSVASIAHAKGVKEHRSETFTTNYFNGGWRDHPWQYKQIGDKAFCSGVNSMAFHSYAHQPYPDNIAPGMSMGRWGAMISRKQTWWPMAPAYMQYLSRCQYLLRTGDFVADVLFVTHEHLPNPDIKTYPELKKAGYDYDIISPSFFIKNAVVKNEKVVLPGGTAYKLVVFPDTQFVTPEFMKSIDKIVRKGVQTIGYNYKKSPSLVNYPDADNLVKSYNDKLIVDSENGTLLNYYLAKRPLEVLKRLSVKKDFEVKNAIPADAEINFIHHKISDNDVYFVSNSTPKRVRGNFRFRVAKGKPSLWNPVNGETQELLVFTQNDGVTSIQLELEPKQSFFVVFDMNTVQSTRFKSITSNRSVQESTKPKLELEKVVRGKIFNPDPKHNQNITEELKTQQNGNSLSVEKIPGEGKLVIAHYKINNEMQYYMRWAKEGLHLDAGNAEAIALGVKIEINDSKPELHANTSGKFTIEEESGDEINVIVPDYKNELELTSPWQVTFEQGKGLEKTSIVLDTLMNLSKHTNFNVKHYSGIITYKSNFNVSKKFLKKNRGIDLVLEHIANIATVEVNGIDCGTVWAKPYAVNIAKALQKGENKIVIKVANSWSNRLIGDEYFPTELEENAEGATIGSIPNWVREGKIENRPQKKRVAFTSNRFYTKEDPLPASGLFGKVLLKKWVAKKIK, from the coding sequence ATGATGCATAAGAGGTGTTTTTTTGCTTTCCTATTTTTGTTTTTATTGATTGGTGTACAATCGCAAAATCTACCACAATTAAAAGAAACATTTAAGAATCCAGCAGACCAATATAAGCCACTGTGTTTGTGGTACTGGTTAAGTGGTGAAGTTACCAAAAGTGGTATTACCAAAGATCTTGAAGCAATGAAAACAGCAGGATTGCGAGGTGCTATTCTATTTGACTTGGGAGGTCATATTTCAGATGCTGGTAAAAACTTGTTGTTTAGTGAGGAGTGGAACACGCTTTTTAAGCACACACTAAAAGAGGCAGAACGTTTACATTTAGATATTGGGTTGCACAATTCTCCTGGATGGTCTGGTTCAGGTGGTACTTGGGTTGATGTTGAAAACTCTATGAAAACTACAGTTCATTTTTTAAAAGAAATTCAAGGGGGTACAGCTGTAGATATTATATTAGAAAAACCAAAGCACTATAAATCGTTTTATAAAGATATTGCAGTCTATGCTATTAAAGGGCATCATTTAAAAACATTATCAGAACAAGAAATTTCAGGAGCAGGAAAAGGAGAAGATTGGGCAAAACTCATCAGCGATTCTTCCAAAAAATTATCTGCTATTAATACAAAAGATATTATTGACTTGACCAATCACTTCAATAATGATCAATTGGTTTGGAATGCACCAAAAGGTGAATGGACAGTTTTAAGAATAGGCTTTACAAGCACAGGCACAAAAAATCGAACGGCGCGTAGAGTTTTTGGCTCAGGATTAGAACCCGATAAATTTGATGCTAAAGCCATTACTAAAGCTTTTTACGATGGAGTTTCTGGCAATGCGATAGCATTAGAGAAAGCTAGTGGTTCTACTGTTATTAAAGATATTTTTATGGATAGCTGGGAAATTGGTTATCAAAACTGGAGCGAGGTGTTACCAGAAGCATTTAAAAAGCGAAGAGGGTATAGTATGCAAAAATACCTTCCTGTTTTAGCAGGTTTCGTAGTAGAATCTCCAGAAATATCAAGACGTTTTCTTTGGGATTGTCGCTTAACTTTCGGTGAACTTATTGTAGATGTGTATGCTAAAACCATGCGTAATTTATCAAATAAATATGATAAAAAGTTTATGGTAGAACCTTATCGAACAGGAGGCTTTCATTCTTTTGATTACGGTGAAGAAACTGATGTTGTAGTTAGTGAGTTCTGGAAAGGTGGTCACAATTTCGAGCGTATTAAAAGTGTAGCATCCATTGCACATGCCAAAGGTGTTAAAGAACATAGAAGTGAAACCTTTACGACAAATTATTTCAATGGTGGTTGGCGAGACCACCCCTGGCAATATAAACAAATAGGCGATAAAGCATTTTGTTCAGGTGTTAACAGTATGGCATTTCATTCTTATGCACATCAACCTTATCCAGATAATATTGCACCAGGAATGAGTATGGGGCGTTGGGGAGCTATGATAAGCAGAAAGCAAACCTGGTGGCCAATGGCACCTGCGTACATGCAATACTTGTCAAGATGTCAATATTTATTACGAACAGGAGATTTTGTGGCAGATGTGCTATTTGTAACACATGAACACTTACCTAATCCAGATATAAAAACGTATCCAGAACTTAAAAAAGCTGGCTATGATTACGATATTATAAGTCCGTCGTTCTTTATAAAAAATGCTGTTGTAAAAAATGAAAAAGTCGTGTTGCCAGGAGGAACAGCATACAAATTAGTGGTGTTTCCAGATACTCAATTTGTAACACCAGAGTTTATGAAAAGTATTGATAAAATAGTTAGGAAAGGTGTGCAAACTATTGGTTACAATTATAAAAAATCGCCTAGTTTGGTAAACTATCCTGATGCTGATAATTTGGTAAAATCGTATAATGATAAATTAATAGTTGATAGTGAAAATGGGACATTATTAAATTATTATTTAGCAAAAAGGCCTTTAGAGGTTCTGAAAAGGTTGTCTGTTAAAAAAGATTTTGAAGTAAAAAATGCAATTCCTGCAGATGCAGAAATCAATTTCATTCATCACAAAATTTCAGATAATGATGTTTATTTTGTGTCAAATTCAACACCAAAACGAGTGCGTGGTAATTTCCGTTTTAGAGTAGCAAAAGGAAAACCTTCACTTTGGAATCCTGTAAATGGAGAAACTCAAGAGTTGCTTGTGTTCACACAAAACGATGGTGTAACAAGTATTCAACTAGAATTAGAACCTAAGCAATCTTTCTTTGTAGTGTTTGATATGAATACAGTTCAAAGTACTCGTTTTAAATCGATTACTTCTAATCGATCTGTTCAAGAATCAACGAAGCCAAAATTAGAACTTGAAAAAGTAGTTCGAGGAAAAATATTTAATCCAGACCCAAAGCACAATCAAAACATTACAGAAGAATTAAAAACTCAACAAAATGGCAACAGCCTTTCAGTTGAAAAAATACCTGGAGAAGGAAAACTGGTTATTGCTCACTATAAAATAAATAACGAAATGCAATACTATATGCGTTGGGCAAAAGAAGGGTTACATTTAGATGCTGGTAATGCTGAAGCTATAGCGCTCGGAGTAAAAATAGAAATAAACGATAGCAAGCCAGAGTTACATGCAAACACATCAGGAAAATTTACTATTGAAGAAGAAAGTGGAGATGAAATAAATGTTATTGTGCCAGACTATAAAAATGAACTGGAATTAACTTCACCTTGGCAAGTTACTTTTGAACAAGGTAAAGGGCTTGAAAAGACATCTATTGTTTTAGATACTTTAATGAATTTATCAAAGCATACCAATTTTAATGTAAAGCATTACTCAGGAATTATTACTTACAAGTCAAACTTTAATGTATCTAAAAAATTTCTTAAGAAAAATAGAGGTATTGATTTGGTGTTGGAGCATATAGCTAATATTGCAACAGTTGAGGTAAACGGTATTGATTGTGGAACTGTTTGGGCAAAACCTTATGCTGTAAATATTGCTAAAGCTTTACAAAAAGGGGAAAATAAAATTGTAATCAAAGTTGCAAACTCTTGGTCTAATCGATTGATTGGCGATGAATATTTTCCAACAGAACTAGAGGAAAATGCAGAAGGCGCAACAATTGGTTCTATTCCAAATTGGGTTCGAGAAGGAAAGATAGAAAACCGACCACAGAAGAAACGTGTTGCATTTACTTCAAATCGGTTTTACACAAAAGAAGACCCGCTTCCAGCATCTGGTTTGTTTGGTAAAGTGCTGTTAAAAAAATGGGTGGCAAAGAAAATTAAATAA
- a CDS encoding sulfatase: protein MRIHVATIISAFMLTTLSNCNGQTQKKETAKPNIIIINIDDMGWRDVGFMGSEYYKTPNIDALSKEGIVFTNGYAASANCAPSRACLMTGLWTTRHGIYTVNSSERGQSKDRKLIPTKNTTLLAPKFTVIPEVLKNNGYTTCHAGKWHLTHNPLEDGFDVNIGGSHAGHPTSYNPPYKNVKIQKGKSEYLTDLVMENAIKFVDTISSPFFLYYSPYAVHTPIMPVDSLLPKYRDKTPWKGQKNINYATMVDNLDRNIGLLIKTLKDKHLFDNTLIVFTSDNGGLYGITKQKPLRAGKGSYYEGGIREPFFFVYNGKIKSNTKSEVPITNLDIFPTILKYAGVEETQLELDGHNLSSVLEGKTETLERPLFWHFPIYLQAYNKKDNENRDPLFRTRPGSVIRKGNWKLHYYFEDNGIELYNLAEDIGELNNVASANPSKKDELLTDLKNWWKQTNAPIPTELNPEYINQK from the coding sequence ATGAGAATACATGTAGCAACTATCATTTCAGCTTTTATGTTAACCACACTAAGTAATTGTAATGGTCAAACCCAAAAAAAAGAAACAGCTAAACCAAATATTATAATTATAAATATAGATGATATGGGTTGGCGAGATGTTGGTTTTATGGGTAGCGAATATTACAAAACACCAAATATAGACGCACTTTCTAAAGAGGGCATTGTGTTTACAAATGGTTATGCAGCATCCGCAAATTGTGCGCCAAGTAGAGCTTGTTTAATGACTGGGCTATGGACGACGCGTCATGGTATTTATACCGTTAATTCTTCTGAAAGGGGACAATCAAAAGACCGAAAACTAATTCCAACAAAAAACACAACATTATTGGCGCCGAAATTTACTGTAATCCCTGAAGTTTTAAAAAACAATGGCTATACCACTTGTCATGCAGGTAAATGGCACTTGACTCATAATCCACTTGAAGATGGGTTTGATGTAAATATTGGTGGAAGCCATGCAGGACATCCAACAAGCTATAATCCACCTTATAAAAACGTAAAAATTCAAAAAGGGAAAAGCGAATATCTAACCGATTTGGTCATGGAAAACGCTATAAAATTTGTGGATACTATTTCGTCTCCATTCTTTTTATACTATTCACCTTATGCAGTTCATACCCCAATAATGCCTGTGGATAGCTTATTACCAAAGTATCGAGACAAAACACCTTGGAAAGGTCAGAAAAACATCAATTACGCTACTATGGTCGATAATTTAGATAGAAATATTGGCTTGCTCATCAAAACATTAAAAGACAAACATCTTTTTGATAATACATTAATTGTATTTACCTCAGATAATGGTGGTTTGTACGGTATTACCAAACAAAAACCGTTACGAGCTGGAAAAGGTAGTTATTATGAAGGTGGAATTAGAGAACCATTTTTCTTTGTTTATAATGGCAAAATTAAATCCAACACAAAAAGCGAAGTACCAATTACCAATCTAGATATCTTCCCAACAATTTTGAAATATGCAGGAGTTGAAGAAACCCAACTTGAATTGGATGGTCATAATTTATCTTCGGTATTAGAAGGAAAAACAGAAACGCTTGAGCGACCATTGTTTTGGCATTTCCCTATTTATTTACAGGCATACAATAAAAAAGATAATGAAAATAGAGACCCTTTGTTTAGAACACGCCCGGGCTCTGTTATTAGAAAAGGAAATTGGAAATTGCACTATTATTTTGAAGATAATGGTATAGAATTGTACAATTTAGCTGAAGATATTGGAGAATTAAACAATGTAGCATCTGCAAACCCAAGCAAAAAAGATGAGTTATTAACCGACTTGAAAAATTGGTGGAAACAAACCAATGCGCCAATACCAACAGAATTGAATCCTGAATATATTAACCAAAAATAA